The following DNA comes from Chryseobacterium gallinarum.
CTACCTGGGTTATACCATTCCTTATGAGAGAATAGCTTCAGTTCCTTTTGCAGAGATAATGCAGGAGATCCAGGATTATTATATAAAAAATGATATCGTTCCCAAGGTTCCGGCCAACTGGAATCCTAATATCACGGGTACAGGGGAATAATCTGCACACGTTATTAACATTTATCAATTATAAAAAAATGAAAGGTCAGACAAAAGAAGAAATATTGGCATTTATTAATAACTGGGGAGATGTTACCCTGGCAAAAACCCTCGAAATAAAATTCATTGATATTGATCTCGAAAATGAAACCCTTACCGCTACAATGCCCGTTTTGCCAAGAACCCATCAGCCTTTCGGGATTATGCACGGAGGAGCAAGCTGTGTATTGGCGGAAACATTAGGTTCAAGCCTGTCTAATATCTTTATCGACGGAGACAAGTACTATGGTGTAGGTACCAATATCAATTCCAATCACCTTAGAAGTAAAAAAGACGGAATCGTAACGGCTACTGCCCGCTTTATCAGGAAAGGTAAAACCATGCATGTTTCTGAAATAGAAATCAGGGATGAAAAAGGAATTCTCATTAATCATACAACGATGACCAACAATATCATCAACAGATAATAAATCCTAAGAATAAAACAGAAGGCTCAAATTTTTGAGTCTTTTTTTATTTTCAATCTCTTGATTTCAAAATTTATGCTTAAAAAAAGGCCATTTAATTTTGACATTTTTAAGACTAGTAATACCTTTGCAGAAGGAAAATCAACCCGGAATTTCCTTTATATATCCGGACAGTGGTTTTCAAAATCCATCCATAGCTAATGATTTATTTCAAACTTCCATTCGACGAACAATTATATTCCACAGACCAAGATTCATCTGTACAATCCGTAAGTTTTCACTCTTTTGACACACTGTCTCAGATTCATTTTGAGGGAAAAATTATTGATGTACCGGAACAGAATCTGGTAACCGGTCTTATGACCAACGATCTGCTGAAGGATGAAAATCATTTTAATGAGGAGACTCAAACCGAATATATCCGGACCCTACAGGAGGTTATCAATGTTATTAAAGAAAACCGTCTTCCTAAACTGGTTTATTCCAGAAGAAAAATTTTCAGGAATTTTAACGGGATTGATCTGAATGAAAGCTTTAAAAATGTATGTTCCTCGTATCCAAATGCATTCAGATATGTATTCAATGATGGAGAAAATGCCTGGATGGGAGCATTTTCCGAAGTTTTGGGGAAGTTTCATAAAACAACTCACGAATTTGAAACGATGGCTCTGGCCGGCACCCTTCCCGTTTCAGAAGAATGGTCTGAAAAAGAAATTGAAGAACAAAAACCTGTTACCACCTATATTCTGGATATTCTTAGGAATTATTCCGACCATGTCTACCAATCGGAAACCTATGACCATATTTCCGGAAATATCAAGCATCTGCGTACAGATTTCAAAACAAGTATAAAACCTGAAGATCTTGATAACCTTATTCAGGATTTGCACCCCACTCCTGCTGTTTGTGGTATTCCTAAAGACTTTTGCAAAAAAAGCATCGAACTGTACGAGAAGTTCCCGCGTGAGTTTTATG
Coding sequences within:
- a CDS encoding PaaI family thioesterase, translated to MKGQTKEEILAFINNWGDVTLAKTLEIKFIDIDLENETLTATMPVLPRTHQPFGIMHGGASCVLAETLGSSLSNIFIDGDKYYGVGTNINSNHLRSKKDGIVTATARFIRKGKTMHVSEIEIRDEKGILINHTTMTNNIINR
- a CDS encoding chorismate-binding protein encodes the protein MIYFKLPFDEQLYSTDQDSSVQSVSFHSFDTLSQIHFEGKIIDVPEQNLVTGLMTNDLLKDENHFNEETQTEYIRTLQEVINVIKENRLPKLVYSRRKIFRNFNGIDLNESFKNVCSSYPNAFRYVFNDGENAWMGAFSEVLGKFHKTTHEFETMALAGTLPVSEEWSEKEIEEQKPVTTYILDILRNYSDHVYQSETYDHISGNIKHLRTDFKTSIKPEDLDNLIQDLHPTPAVCGIPKDFCKKSIELYEKFPREFYAGYIKVETEENIQYFVNLRCARLYKDAIHIFVGGGITAQSNPEKEWIETELKSEAILKNLVIS